One Curtobacterium sp. BH-2-1-1 genomic region harbors:
- a CDS encoding ABC transporter substrate-binding protein gives MTRSLRLTIAVATAAVAALALSSCSAGGSGNADGTVTDGKLTIATGQPAYSPWVEDNKPQSGKGFEAAVAYAVAKEMGYDESDVVWKRSTFDSAIAPGPKDWDLNVQQFSIDAKRKKAVDMSSAYYTTTQAVVTTQSSKAADDTTIAALKQDAIGVATGSTSIQSVKDVLGVTPQVFNSNDDAVLALKSGQIDAIVTDLPTAFYMSGAQLDGKGTVSAQFPSDGTGDQFGFVLPKDSELTSKVDKALKSLKADGTLQDLQTKWLSSETDTPVLK, from the coding sequence GTGACCCGATCCCTCCGTCTCACCATCGCCGTCGCGACCGCTGCGGTCGCCGCACTCGCGCTCTCGTCCTGCTCGGCGGGCGGCAGCGGCAACGCCGACGGCACCGTCACCGACGGCAAGCTCACGATCGCGACCGGGCAGCCCGCGTACTCGCCGTGGGTCGAGGACAACAAGCCGCAGTCCGGCAAGGGCTTCGAGGCCGCCGTGGCCTACGCCGTCGCGAAGGAGATGGGCTACGACGAGTCCGACGTCGTGTGGAAGCGGAGCACCTTCGACAGCGCCATCGCTCCCGGCCCGAAGGACTGGGACCTGAACGTCCAGCAGTTCTCCATCGACGCCAAGCGCAAGAAGGCCGTCGACATGTCGAGCGCGTACTACACGACGACCCAGGCGGTCGTGACGACGCAGTCCTCGAAGGCCGCCGACGACACCACCATCGCGGCGCTGAAGCAGGACGCGATCGGTGTCGCGACCGGGTCGACGAGCATCCAGAGCGTGAAGGACGTCCTCGGGGTCACCCCGCAGGTCTTCAACTCGAACGACGACGCCGTCCTCGCGCTCAAGTCGGGCCAGATCGACGCGATCGTGACCGACCTGCCGACCGCCTTCTACATGTCCGGCGCGCAGCTCGACGGCAAGGGCACGGTCTCGGCGCAGTTCCCGTCCGACGGCACGGGTGACCAGTTCGGCTTCGTGCTGCCGAAGGACTCCGAACTGACGAGCAAGGTCGACAAGGCACTCAAGTCGCTCAAGGCCGACGGCACGCTCCAGGACCTGCAGACCAAGTGGCTCTCCTCGGAGACCGACACCCCCGTCCTGAAGTAG
- a CDS encoding NAD(P)H-quinone oxidoreductase: protein MRAITSENGTLDLHDLPDPVPGAGEVLIEVAAAGVNNADLQQAAGNYPPPPGASDVLGLEVSGTVRALGDGVEGFAVGDRVCALLSGGGYAALVVAPETQVLPVPEGIDLVEAAGLPEAACTVYSNVGMLAGLRPGHTLLVHGGTGGMGSHAVLWAKALGATVIATSGGERKVQASRELGADLVVDHRSEDFVARALEFTGGRGVDVVLDVVGPDYLARNIEVLAPNGHVAVIASGSGRTGELDLGAMMRKRATISATTLRARPLDEKAAIVEAVRYNVWPFVADGRVRPVIDSVLPLAEAAEAHRRVRDGEVVGKVLLTP from the coding sequence ATGCGAGCGATCACCTCCGAGAACGGCACCCTCGACCTGCACGACCTCCCCGACCCGGTCCCCGGAGCCGGCGAGGTCCTCATCGAGGTCGCGGCCGCCGGGGTGAACAACGCCGACCTGCAGCAGGCGGCCGGCAACTACCCGCCGCCTCCCGGGGCGTCGGACGTCCTCGGCCTCGAGGTCTCCGGCACCGTCCGCGCACTCGGCGACGGCGTCGAGGGGTTCGCCGTCGGAGACCGGGTCTGCGCGCTGCTGTCCGGCGGCGGCTACGCGGCACTGGTCGTCGCCCCGGAGACCCAGGTGCTGCCGGTGCCGGAGGGGATCGACCTCGTCGAGGCCGCGGGGCTGCCGGAAGCCGCGTGCACGGTGTACTCGAACGTCGGCATGCTCGCCGGGCTCCGCCCCGGACACACCCTGCTCGTGCACGGCGGCACCGGCGGCATGGGGTCGCACGCGGTGCTCTGGGCGAAGGCGCTCGGAGCGACCGTGATCGCGACGTCCGGGGGTGAGCGGAAGGTGCAGGCCTCCCGGGAGCTCGGCGCGGACCTCGTCGTCGACCACCGCTCGGAGGACTTCGTCGCACGGGCGCTCGAGTTCACCGGGGGCCGTGGCGTGGACGTGGTGCTCGACGTGGTCGGGCCGGACTACCTGGCGCGGAACATCGAGGTCCTCGCGCCGAACGGGCACGTCGCCGTGATCGCCTCGGGCAGCGGCCGCACCGGCGAGCTCGACCTCGGCGCGATGATGCGGAAGCGGGCGACGATCAGTGCGACGACCCTGCGTGCCCGGCCGCTCGACGAGAAGGCCGCGATCGTCGAGGCCGTCCGGTACAACGTCTGGCCGTTCGTGGCGGACGGTCGGGTGCGCCCGGTCATCGACTCGGTCCTGCCGCTCGCCGAGGCCGCCGAGGCGCACCGGCGGGTCCGGGACGGTGAGGTCGTCGGGAAGGTGCTGCTGACGCCCTAG
- a CDS encoding CoA ester lyase — protein sequence MAIDDRTAPPTPAPESAPAPNRRRSVPAEISRSWLLVSGTATDRFEKSQRSRADQIILDIEDAVDPAAKPSARQGVAAWLAGGGEAWVRINDVTTDFWADDVEELRGLPGLQGVMLAKTESPAQVTDTWHRLGGQTPVIALVESALGIEESVSIAKAQGAFRLAFGSGDYRRDTGTSADTLAMAYPRSKLVVASRVGDLPGPIDGPTVGSSHPILREQSQVAVSLGLTGKLCLDTEQLPVINEVISPTPTDVAWAQDFLDDFEARGRVIRDGSDLPRLGRAQKIQRLAQAFGVEAR from the coding sequence ATGGCCATCGACGACCGCACCGCTCCCCCCACCCCCGCGCCGGAGTCCGCTCCCGCACCGAACCGACGTCGATCGGTCCCCGCCGAGATCTCCCGTTCGTGGCTCCTCGTCTCCGGGACCGCGACCGACCGGTTCGAGAAGTCGCAGCGGTCCCGTGCCGACCAGATCATCCTGGACATCGAGGACGCGGTGGACCCCGCCGCCAAGCCGTCGGCCCGCCAGGGCGTCGCCGCGTGGCTGGCCGGCGGCGGCGAGGCCTGGGTGCGGATCAACGACGTGACGACGGACTTCTGGGCGGACGACGTCGAGGAGCTCCGCGGACTGCCCGGGCTGCAGGGGGTCATGCTCGCGAAGACCGAGTCCCCGGCGCAGGTCACCGACACCTGGCACCGGCTCGGCGGCCAGACCCCGGTGATCGCCCTGGTCGAGTCGGCCCTGGGCATCGAGGAGTCGGTCTCGATCGCGAAGGCCCAGGGGGCGTTCCGGCTGGCGTTCGGCTCGGGCGACTACCGGCGGGACACCGGGACGAGCGCGGACACGCTCGCGATGGCGTACCCGCGGTCGAAGCTCGTCGTGGCGTCCCGCGTGGGCGACCTGCCCGGCCCGATCGACGGCCCGACGGTGGGGTCGTCGCACCCGATCCTCCGCGAGCAGTCGCAGGTCGCGGTCTCGCTCGGGCTCACCGGCAAGCTGTGCCTCGACACCGAGCAGCTGCCCGTCATCAACGAGGTCATCTCCCCCACGCCGACCGACGTCGCCTGGGCGCAGGACTTCCTCGACGACTTCGAGGCCCGCGGCCGGGTCATCCGCGACGGCTCCGACCTGCCCCGACTCGGTCGCGCGCAGAAGATCCAGCGCCTCGCACAGGCGTTCGGCGTCGAGGCGCGGTAG
- a CDS encoding amino acid ABC transporter ATP-binding protein, whose amino-acid sequence MTGQEARITPDTSAAVLELRGLRKAFGEHEVLRGIDLTVHRHEVICVIGASGSGKSTLLKTVNLLEGIDDGEILLQGTDIADPRIDVDATRARIGVVFQQFNLFPHMSVLDNVTLASRQVHGVGRAQAEETARRLLGRIGLADFAGAYPDRLSGGQQQRVAIVRAIASDPELLLLDEVTSALDPQLVGEVLDLVTELKRQGSTILMTTHEMHFARNVADRIVFLHQGEVVEQGAPAEVLDAPQHPALVEFLARVHA is encoded by the coding sequence ATGACGGGCCAGGAGGCGCGGATCACCCCCGACACGTCGGCCGCCGTCCTCGAGCTGCGCGGGTTGCGCAAGGCATTCGGCGAGCACGAGGTCCTGCGCGGGATCGACCTGACGGTGCACCGACACGAGGTCATCTGCGTCATCGGGGCCTCGGGCTCCGGCAAGTCGACGCTCCTCAAGACGGTGAACCTGCTCGAGGGCATCGACGACGGCGAGATCCTGCTGCAGGGCACGGACATCGCCGATCCCCGCATCGACGTCGACGCCACCCGGGCCCGGATCGGCGTCGTGTTCCAGCAGTTCAACCTGTTCCCGCACATGAGCGTGCTCGACAACGTGACCCTCGCCTCCCGGCAGGTGCACGGCGTCGGCAGGGCGCAGGCAGAGGAGACCGCCCGGCGGCTCCTCGGGCGGATCGGCCTCGCCGACTTCGCCGGGGCCTACCCGGACCGGCTCTCCGGCGGGCAGCAGCAGCGCGTGGCGATCGTGCGCGCGATCGCGTCCGACCCCGAGCTCCTGCTGCTCGACGAGGTCACGAGCGCCCTCGACCCGCAGCTCGTCGGCGAGGTGCTCGACCTGGTGACCGAGCTGAAGCGGCAGGGCTCGACGATCCTGATGACCACGCACGAGATGCACTTCGCGCGGAACGTGGCCGACCGGATCGTGTTCCTGCACCAGGGCGAGGTCGTCGAGCAGGGTGCCCCGGCCGAGGTCCTCGACGCCCCCCAGCACCCCGCGCTCGTCGAGTTCCTCGCCCGCGTCCACGCCTGA
- a CDS encoding DUF6264 family protein, which translates to MTWSNVPGGPPQSSPSDPTGAQRATWEQGGSTLFPPGKLADRISTVLLLAFGAVMTVVTAVVGIIAVISATATCDAATGCTPGGYIGGTAIAVGGAFVIGVATIVLSIGAWIRRRTSWWIAAIGFVLAIVVITWGGVVFAGAADGGSASSSVSPTA; encoded by the coding sequence ATGACCTGGTCCAACGTGCCCGGCGGTCCGCCGCAGTCCTCACCCTCCGACCCCACCGGTGCCCAGCGGGCCACGTGGGAGCAGGGCGGCTCGACGCTGTTCCCGCCGGGGAAGCTCGCCGACCGGATCTCGACCGTGCTGCTCCTGGCGTTCGGCGCCGTCATGACGGTCGTCACCGCGGTCGTCGGGATCATCGCCGTCATCTCGGCGACGGCCACGTGCGACGCCGCCACCGGCTGCACGCCGGGTGGCTACATCGGTGGGACCGCGATCGCCGTCGGCGGTGCGTTCGTGATCGGCGTCGCCACGATCGTCCTGTCGATCGGCGCGTGGATCCGCCGTCGGACGTCGTGGTGGATCGCCGCGATCGGCTTCGTGCTCGCGATCGTGGTCATCACGTGGGGCGGCGTCGTCTTCGCGGGGGCGGCGGACGGCGGCTCGGCGTCCTCGTCGGTCTCCCCCACCGCCTGA
- a CDS encoding amino acid ABC transporter permease: protein MTVPAGAGTPVAAAAPSQVELERRLYRRQRGRRSIVVSVASTLVVIAVVYFGVVNTPGWAAVQQSFFDPQTAIDSFPSILEGLWLNIRILFFSAIGVAVFGTLLAVVRGLRSPVFFPLRMLATGYTDLFRGLPLIIVLYLVGYGIPGLGVFPRLPAEVWGTIAIVLTYSSYIAEVLRAGMEAVHPSQRLAARSLGLSHAKTLRLVVLPQAIRKVTPALMNDFVSMQKDVGLVSILGAVDAVRSAQIAQAETYNFTPYFVAGLLFVVISLPLIRVTDAIARRQQRREQIGGTV from the coding sequence ATGACCGTTCCAGCAGGCGCCGGCACCCCGGTGGCCGCAGCCGCGCCGAGCCAGGTCGAGCTGGAGCGTCGGCTCTACCGTCGGCAGCGCGGACGCCGGTCGATCGTGGTGTCCGTCGCGTCGACGCTCGTCGTGATCGCCGTCGTCTACTTCGGCGTCGTGAACACCCCCGGGTGGGCCGCGGTCCAGCAGTCGTTCTTCGATCCGCAGACCGCGATCGACTCGTTCCCGTCGATCCTCGAGGGCCTCTGGCTGAACATCCGGATCCTGTTCTTCAGCGCCATCGGCGTCGCGGTGTTCGGCACCCTGCTGGCGGTCGTCCGGGGCCTGCGGAGCCCGGTGTTCTTCCCCCTGCGGATGCTCGCCACCGGCTACACCGACCTGTTCCGCGGCCTGCCCCTCATCATCGTGCTGTACCTGGTGGGCTACGGGATCCCCGGCCTCGGGGTCTTCCCGCGCCTCCCCGCCGAGGTCTGGGGCACCATCGCGATCGTCCTGACCTACTCGTCGTACATCGCCGAGGTGCTCCGCGCCGGCATGGAGGCCGTGCACCCCTCGCAGCGCCTCGCCGCCCGGTCGCTCGGGCTGTCGCACGCGAAGACCCTGCGCCTCGTCGTGCTGCCGCAGGCGATCCGCAAGGTCACGCCCGCGCTCATGAACGACTTCGTGTCGATGCAGAAGGACGTCGGTCTCGTGTCGATCCTCGGCGCGGTGGACGCGGTCCGTTCCGCGCAGATCGCCCAGGCCGAGACCTACAACTTCACGCCCTACTTCGTCGCCGGACTGCTCTTCGTCGTGATCAGCCTGCCGCTGATCCGCGTCACGGACGCGATCGCGCGTCGCCAGCAGCGGCGCGAGCAGATCGGAGGGACCGTATGA
- a CDS encoding aldo/keto reductase, whose product MKQRVIGDVSVSAIGLGGMPMSIEGRPDERQSIATIHAALEAGVTLIDTADAYHLAAHDEVGHNESLIAKAVREFHGDTSDVLIATKGGHLRPEPGPWAQNGRPEYLKEAAKASAKRLGVDAVGLYQFHRPDPAVPYADSIGALAELLDEGVIRMAGISNADPDQIRTANEVLDGRLASVQNQFSPKFRSSEPELALCDELGIAFLPWSPLGGIANAAELGTAYEDFAYIARDRGVSPQVVALAWELQKSDVVVPIPGASRPQSILDSVTAATVKLRPEDVARLDASQPAAA is encoded by the coding sequence ATGAAGCAACGAGTCATCGGAGACGTGTCGGTCAGTGCCATCGGACTCGGCGGGATGCCCATGTCCATCGAGGGGCGTCCGGACGAGCGGCAGTCCATCGCGACGATCCACGCCGCGCTCGAGGCCGGCGTCACGCTCATCGACACCGCCGACGCGTACCACCTGGCCGCCCACGACGAGGTGGGGCACAACGAGTCGCTCATCGCGAAGGCCGTGCGGGAGTTCCACGGCGACACCTCGGACGTCCTCATCGCCACGAAGGGCGGGCACCTCCGGCCCGAGCCCGGCCCGTGGGCGCAGAACGGCCGTCCGGAGTACCTCAAGGAAGCGGCGAAGGCGTCCGCGAAGCGCCTCGGAGTGGACGCCGTCGGGCTCTACCAGTTCCACCGTCCGGACCCGGCGGTGCCCTACGCGGACTCGATCGGTGCGCTCGCCGAGCTCCTCGACGAGGGCGTCATCCGGATGGCCGGCATCTCGAACGCCGACCCCGACCAGATCCGCACGGCGAACGAGGTCCTCGACGGCCGACTCGCCTCGGTGCAGAACCAGTTCTCGCCGAAGTTCCGCTCGAGCGAACCGGAACTCGCACTGTGCGACGAGCTCGGGATCGCGTTCCTGCCGTGGAGCCCCCTCGGCGGCATCGCGAACGCCGCGGAGCTCGGCACCGCCTACGAGGACTTCGCGTACATCGCCCGCGACCGCGGCGTCAGCCCGCAGGTCGTCGCGCTGGCGTGGGAGCTGCAGAAGAGCGACGTCGTCGTCCCCATCCCCGGGGCGTCGCGCCCGCAGTCGATCCTCGACTCGGTGACGGCCGCGACCGTCAAGCTCCGTCCCGAGGACGTGGCCCGACTGGACGCGTCGCAGCCGGCGGCTGCGTAG
- a CDS encoding cupin domain-containing protein — MTETAPRPGMAARRTVDGTLIEWLDVPKRAVALGMEPHPEGGWYVRTWTSPATVSTPAGDRPAATLIHFLLPPGEASAWHRVTSDEIWMWHGPDSVDLQLGGDGDQPEPGATITLGPDAGRDRVNDAQAFVRGGVWQRTLPGDGEVLLSCLVSPGFSFDDFALAE; from the coding sequence ATGACCGAGACCGCACCCCGCCCGGGCATGGCCGCCCGTCGCACCGTCGACGGAACCCTGATCGAGTGGCTCGACGTGCCGAAGCGCGCCGTCGCCCTCGGCATGGAGCCGCACCCCGAGGGCGGCTGGTACGTCCGCACCTGGACCTCGCCCGCGACCGTGTCGACGCCGGCGGGCGACCGGCCCGCCGCGACCCTGATCCACTTCCTGCTGCCCCCGGGCGAGGCCTCGGCCTGGCACCGGGTCACGAGCGACGAGATATGGATGTGGCACGGGCCGGACAGCGTCGACCTGCAGCTCGGTGGCGACGGCGACCAGCCCGAGCCCGGGGCGACGATCACGCTCGGCCCGGACGCCGGGCGCGACCGGGTGAACGACGCGCAGGCGTTCGTGCGCGGCGGGGTGTGGCAGCGGACCCTGCCGGGCGACGGCGAGGTGCTGCTGAGCTGCCTGGTGTCGCCCGGGTTCTCGTTCGACGACTTCGCGCTCGCCGAGTAG
- a CDS encoding adenosylhomocysteinase, translated as MPPGADPETRAWASAAVRRFASATNLLVAARRFRIVGGDPRDTAALRSLLTGLGAREALPHEPVDQLWCAGSPEDSTPVIEREADRPRGATLVVVDAGRHLPAVDEDAFGPVAIARPGVLGVPMTSDDVFLVSTGRDPEDDPAAEARLRWARRSMPVSRAVAAELRDGGLLRGTRIGVAMFLEPKTAVLSLLLRDAGAEVVVYAHADETDDAVADTLRAAGLTVYASSAASLPEQRALALAMLDTRPDILLDDGSHVIRLAHQERPDLVPTMLGAAEETTSGLRPLRTMAARGELGIPVVAVNDARTKTFFDNRYGTGQSTVFAVLDLLDRLPSGTHRVVPGGTAVVAGFGHVGEGVALVLTALGLRVTVAETDPVRALQALFAGYAVAPLAEAVQDADLVMSATGVADTVDLRTLRSCADGTVVAVAGGVDHEVALDDARAAGAERVPVGPKAERLVFPGADCGPIVLDGGGCINITAAEGNPIEIMDLSFAAQLGAVRMLLERGDELDRAVVPIDPAVDEATARAALAAFGAPAAPPGPLAEHPADREPDVRTRRFGDPS; from the coding sequence ATGCCGCCAGGAGCCGACCCCGAGACCCGCGCCTGGGCCTCGGCGGCCGTCCGGCGCTTCGCGAGCGCGACGAACCTCCTCGTCGCCGCGCGCCGCTTCCGCATCGTCGGCGGCGACCCCCGCGACACCGCGGCGCTGCGCTCCCTGCTGACGGGGCTCGGCGCCCGCGAGGCGCTGCCCCACGAACCCGTCGACCAGCTCTGGTGCGCCGGCTCACCGGAGGACTCCACGCCGGTCATCGAGCGCGAAGCCGACCGTCCCCGGGGTGCGACCCTCGTCGTGGTCGACGCCGGACGACACCTCCCCGCCGTCGACGAGGACGCCTTCGGCCCGGTCGCGATCGCCCGTCCCGGGGTCCTCGGGGTGCCGATGACCTCGGACGACGTCTTCCTCGTCTCCACCGGCCGCGACCCCGAGGACGACCCCGCCGCCGAGGCCCGCCTGCGCTGGGCCCGCCGGTCGATGCCCGTGTCGCGAGCGGTCGCCGCCGAGCTCCGCGACGGGGGACTCCTCCGTGGCACCCGGATCGGCGTCGCGATGTTCCTCGAGCCGAAGACCGCCGTGCTGAGCCTGCTCCTCCGGGACGCCGGCGCCGAGGTCGTCGTCTACGCCCACGCCGACGAGACCGACGACGCCGTGGCCGACACGCTCCGGGCAGCCGGGCTGACCGTGTACGCGAGCAGTGCCGCCTCGCTCCCCGAGCAGCGGGCCCTCGCCCTCGCGATGCTCGACACCCGGCCGGACATCCTGCTCGACGACGGCTCGCACGTGATCCGTCTCGCGCACCAGGAGCGCCCGGACCTGGTGCCCACGATGCTCGGCGCAGCAGAGGAGACGACGAGCGGCCTCCGCCCGCTCCGCACCATGGCGGCGCGAGGCGAGCTCGGCATCCCCGTCGTCGCGGTGAACGACGCCCGCACCAAGACCTTCTTCGACAACCGGTACGGCACCGGGCAGTCGACGGTGTTCGCGGTGCTCGACCTGCTCGACCGGCTCCCGTCCGGTACGCACCGCGTGGTCCCGGGAGGCACGGCGGTCGTCGCCGGGTTCGGCCACGTCGGCGAGGGGGTCGCCCTGGTGCTCACGGCACTCGGTCTGCGGGTGACGGTCGCCGAGACGGACCCGGTCCGCGCCCTGCAGGCGCTCTTCGCCGGCTACGCCGTCGCACCCCTGGCCGAGGCGGTGCAGGACGCCGACCTCGTGATGAGCGCCACGGGGGTCGCCGACACGGTCGACCTCCGCACGCTGCGGTCGTGCGCGGACGGCACGGTCGTCGCGGTCGCGGGCGGCGTCGACCACGAGGTGGCGCTCGACGACGCCCGAGCAGCCGGCGCCGAGCGGGTCCCGGTGGGTCCGAAGGCCGAGCGACTCGTGTTCCCCGGTGCGGACTGCGGCCCGATCGTGCTCGACGGCGGCGGCTGCATCAACATCACCGCTGCCGAGGGCAACCCGATCGAGATCATGGACCTGTCCTTCGCCGCACAGCTCGGCGCCGTCCGGATGCTCCTCGAACGGGGCGACGAACTCGACCGTGCCGTCGTGCCGATCGACCCCGCGGTGGACGAGGCGACCGCCCGCGCGGCGCTCGCCGCCTTCGGAGCGCCAGCCGCGCCTCCTGGACCGCTCGCCGAGCACCCCGCCGACCGTGAGCCCGACGTCCGGACCCGCCGTTTCGGAGACCCGTCGTGA
- a CDS encoding FAD-dependent oxidoreductase, with the protein MVTVSRTTVAVVGGGPAGVVLGLLLARAGIAVRVVEKHDDFNRDFRGDTVHASTIRLLDELGLGERFAALPQSRLDDFSLPLPDGSRALLGDFSRLRPPYDHVAMVPQWDLLDLLVTAAREEPSFEITMGLAATGTIEENGVVTGVHLAPYRDPDGVTEELRADVVIACDGRDSVLRSAAGLHPRSFPVPFDTWWFRLPREPGDATTALVPAFSGTDVLLSFPRPDYHQVAYFAPKGSDAALRAAGVEAFRARVARLRPDFAGRVDTIASMDDVHVLDVRMDRLTRWWRPGLLCIGDAAHAMSPAGGVGINLAVQDAVATAAILAPALGRGLRGADLDRALAAVQRRRTPPAVVVQTAQAFLHRVVFERAFAGALQAGPPRLPVLLARYVPPVRGLYARGIAFGPLPEHAPAWARR; encoded by the coding sequence ATGGTGACGGTCTCGCGGACGACGGTCGCGGTGGTCGGTGGCGGCCCCGCCGGGGTCGTCCTCGGCCTGCTCCTCGCCCGTGCCGGCATCGCGGTCCGGGTCGTCGAGAAGCACGACGACTTCAACCGGGACTTCCGCGGTGACACCGTCCACGCCTCGACGATCCGGCTGCTCGACGAGCTCGGGCTCGGGGAGCGGTTCGCCGCCCTGCCGCAGTCGCGCCTCGACGACTTCTCCCTGCCGCTGCCGGACGGCTCGCGTGCGCTCCTCGGCGACTTCTCGCGCCTGCGCCCGCCGTACGACCACGTGGCGATGGTGCCGCAGTGGGACCTGCTCGACCTGCTCGTCACCGCCGCCCGCGAGGAGCCCTCGTTCGAGATCACGATGGGTCTCGCGGCCACCGGCACGATCGAGGAGAACGGCGTCGTGACGGGCGTGCACCTGGCGCCGTACCGCGATCCGGACGGCGTGACCGAGGAACTCCGCGCCGACGTCGTCATCGCCTGCGACGGCCGTGACTCGGTGCTGCGCAGCGCCGCCGGCCTGCACCCGCGGTCGTTCCCGGTGCCGTTCGACACGTGGTGGTTCCGGCTCCCCCGCGAGCCCGGCGACGCGACGACCGCGCTCGTCCCGGCGTTCTCCGGCACCGACGTCCTGCTCAGCTTCCCGCGGCCCGACTACCACCAGGTCGCGTACTTCGCGCCGAAGGGGTCGGACGCGGCCCTCCGCGCCGCCGGGGTGGAGGCCTTCCGGGCCCGGGTCGCGCGGCTCCGACCGGACTTCGCGGGCCGCGTGGACACGATCGCGTCGATGGACGACGTGCACGTGCTCGACGTCCGGATGGACCGGCTCACCCGATGGTGGCGTCCGGGGCTGCTCTGCATCGGCGACGCGGCGCACGCCATGTCCCCGGCGGGCGGCGTCGGCATCAACCTGGCGGTGCAGGACGCGGTCGCGACGGCTGCGATCCTGGCGCCGGCGCTCGGACGGGGGCTCCGCGGCGCGGACCTCGACCGTGCCCTCGCCGCGGTGCAGCGGCGGCGCACCCCGCCGGCCGTGGTCGTGCAGACCGCCCAGGCGTTCCTGCACCGCGTGGTGTTCGAGCGGGCCTTCGCCGGGGCCCTGCAGGCCGGCCCGCCGCGGCTCCCCGTCCTGCTCGCCCGGTACGTGCCGCCCGTCCGCGGCCTCTACGCGCGCGGGATCGCCTTCGGACCGCTCCCCGAGCACGCCCCCGCATGGGCACGGCGCTGA
- a CDS encoding amidohydrolase family protein has translation MTAGHPVTVHSARIVVPMTAPPIADGAVAVQDGRILHVGDRSWVVDQLAGSGVPFTERPWRGALLPGLVNAHSHLQYTGMASVGQRQYSGFEDWARAFNEDYAEPHDWHAEAAAGATSSILAGVTSIADVVTDIEASTVLAEAGLGGIAYWEVMDWENAAWQSHGRDQVLAELERIPTDPGAGLSPHAPYSLDVAPLLELPDIVRQRGLRLHLHLGEAAFEGERVALGPVPGLEGVDGVGHGNDWHLANVPSFRAMRALGFGASATAFVDRLGVLGPDCHIAHGVYMTAADRALLRARGTAVALCPRSNAVIGLDPPPVADYLREGSPIAIGTDSLSSSPSLDLMADVTALHRIARSQGYGHRDLHERLLAAATLGGAHAMGLAVGPDRIGHLAVGARADLAVFDVDARTVPDALAELVEDGAGRAVATVVRGVVRAVDGALTGPPAPPDRSLEES, from the coding sequence GTGACCGCCGGGCACCCCGTCACCGTCCACTCGGCGCGCATCGTCGTGCCGATGACGGCGCCGCCCATCGCCGACGGCGCCGTCGCGGTGCAGGACGGCCGCATCCTGCACGTCGGCGACCGGTCGTGGGTCGTCGACCAGCTCGCCGGCTCGGGCGTGCCCTTCACCGAACGGCCGTGGCGAGGTGCCCTCCTCCCCGGTCTCGTGAACGCGCACTCGCACCTGCAGTACACCGGCATGGCCAGTGTCGGACAGCGGCAGTACAGCGGTTTCGAGGACTGGGCCCGCGCGTTCAACGAGGACTACGCCGAGCCGCACGACTGGCACGCCGAGGCGGCAGCCGGCGCGACGTCGTCGATCCTCGCCGGTGTGACGAGCATCGCCGACGTCGTCACGGACATCGAGGCGTCGACCGTGCTCGCCGAAGCGGGCCTCGGCGGCATCGCCTACTGGGAGGTCATGGACTGGGAGAACGCGGCCTGGCAGTCCCACGGCCGCGACCAAGTGCTCGCCGAACTCGAGCGGATCCCGACGGACCCGGGCGCCGGGCTCTCCCCGCACGCGCCGTACTCGCTCGACGTCGCCCCACTGCTCGAACTCCCCGACATCGTGCGCCAGCGCGGTCTCCGGCTGCACCTGCACCTCGGCGAGGCCGCGTTCGAGGGCGAGCGCGTCGCCCTCGGGCCGGTGCCCGGGCTCGAGGGCGTCGACGGCGTCGGCCACGGCAACGACTGGCACCTGGCGAACGTGCCGTCGTTCCGGGCCATGCGCGCGCTCGGCTTCGGTGCGAGCGCGACCGCGTTCGTCGACCGGCTGGGCGTGCTCGGCCCCGACTGCCACATCGCGCACGGTGTGTACATGACCGCCGCCGACCGGGCACTGCTGCGCGCACGGGGGACCGCCGTCGCGCTCTGCCCTCGCTCGAACGCCGTCATCGGGCTCGATCCGCCACCCGTCGCCGACTACCTGCGCGAGGGCAGCCCGATCGCGATCGGCACGGACTCGCTGTCGTCGTCGCCGTCCCTCGACCTGATGGCCGACGTCACCGCGCTGCACCGGATCGCCCGGTCGCAGGGCTACGGGCACCGCGACCTGCACGAACGACTGCTCGCCGCGGCGACCCTCGGCGGCGCGCACGCCATGGGGCTCGCCGTCGGGCCGGACCGGATCGGGCACCTCGCCGTCGGGGCACGTGCCGACCTGGCCGTCTTCGACGTCGACGCCCGGACCGTGCCGGACGCCCTCGCCGAACTCGTCGAGGATGGAGCCGGCCGTGCCGTCGCGACCGTGGTCCGCGGTGTCGTCCGGGCCGTCGACGGTGCGCTGACCGGCCCGCCCGCCCCACCTGATCGTTCCTTGGAGGAATCATGA